From a single bacterium genomic region:
- the dacB gene encoding D-alanyl-D-alanine carboxypeptidase/D-alanyl-D-alanine-endopeptidase, with product MGDVTTFLLPVFQMAAILLLVKEMMLLGRLVGILTLVLFAFSCPAWGIDSARLQEIVYAHRLNPDELGIIIEDENGKLFALNETKKLKPASLTKILTAGAALEHLGPDFEFKTEMLSDGTIENHTLGGSLYLRAAGDPAFSKEKLDTFLGALQKRNIRLITGNIVIDDSLYSDIRARDSRSWLASLNSSGNYPLFISLDPPSKLVPLSRQWLKAERRLRRLLYLNQNYVTYQNMAQPDLWTGQRFLNLLKRAGIRVKGKVIRGEVPPEALLLATVSNPITNVIQEMMKSSNNFYADMMIRNLAAEAGEKPATVRAGMEFIYSFLDHVGIPRDEYLLSSGAGFTHSNFISAGALCKILNHLKGEASISSTFLSSLPVAGVDGTLSTRMRRTPAQGKIHAKTGYLARIITRFRKVDGVVALGGFADSSDGKVVTFVFLYNGRRPPSVVRAIFDKICVELVREPLE from the coding sequence ATGGGTGATGTTACAACTTTTCTGTTGCCGGTTTTTCAAATGGCGGCTATTCTTCTATTAGTAAAGGAGATGATGCTGTTAGGCCGGTTGGTGGGAATTCTTACGCTGGTCTTATTTGCATTTTCCTGTCCTGCCTGGGGAATTGATTCCGCGCGCTTGCAAGAAATTGTATATGCGCATCGCCTGAACCCCGATGAGCTTGGAATCATCATTGAAGATGAAAACGGAAAGCTGTTTGCGCTGAATGAAACGAAAAAACTAAAACCTGCTTCCTTGACAAAAATACTCACGGCCGGAGCAGCCCTGGAGCATCTTGGGCCGGACTTTGAATTCAAAACGGAAATGTTGAGCGATGGAACTATCGAGAATCATACTTTGGGTGGCTCGCTTTATCTTCGGGCCGCAGGTGATCCGGCTTTTAGCAAAGAGAAGCTCGATACGTTTCTCGGCGCTCTTCAGAAAAGGAACATCCGGCTCATCACGGGAAATATTGTGATCGATGATTCCCTTTATTCGGATATTCGTGCCAGGGATTCCAGATCCTGGCTCGCTTCCCTCAACAGTAGTGGAAACTATCCTCTGTTTATTAGCTTAGATCCGCCTTCCAAGCTTGTACCGCTTTCACGACAGTGGTTGAAAGCAGAACGAAGATTGCGCAGGTTGCTGTATTTGAATCAGAATTACGTTACTTATCAGAATATGGCACAACCTGATCTGTGGACCGGTCAACGTTTTTTGAATCTTTTGAAACGGGCTGGGATTCGAGTGAAAGGGAAAGTAATCAGAGGAGAAGTTCCCCCTGAGGCGCTTCTCCTTGCAACTGTATCGAATCCGATCACCAACGTTATTCAAGAGATGATGAAATCCTCCAATAATTTCTACGCGGATATGATGATCAGAAACCTTGCGGCAGAAGCTGGCGAGAAACCGGCGACGGTGCGGGCAGGAATGGAGTTTATTTATTCCTTTTTGGATCATGTCGGGATTCCACGAGACGAGTATTTGTTGAGCAGCGGCGCCGGCTTCACGCACAGCAACTTTATTTCCGCCGGAGCGCTATGCAAAATATTGAACCACCTGAAAGGGGAAGCGTCGATTTCTTCCACCTTCTTATCTTCTCTGCCGGTTGCAGGAGTTGACGGGACATTGAGTACGCGTATGAGAAGAACTCCGGCACAAGGTAAGATTCACGCGAAGACCGGTTATCTTGCTCGAATCATTACAAGATTTCGAAAAGTGGATGGAGTTGTGGCATTAGGTGGCTTTGCCGATTCCTCGGATGGCAAGGTTGTTACGTTTGTTTTTCTCTACAACGGGAGACGGCCACCTTCCGTTGTCAGAGCCATCTTCGATAAGATCTGTGTGGAGCTTGTCAGGGAACCCCTGGAATGA
- a CDS encoding protein kinase: MVEKARDSLGASKFPKANERFGVYQIEALVDEDKTGRVFKAKAEDSGRDVCLKVLSSELTRNSSFIDVLRIQMQAAASLNDPGIAELYEIGSSNDAYFVASEWAPSGWLSLEIVQSGKFTLSEALEVIIKCAETLQSASEIRIFHGNLRLNSILMFPGKQIKIAEIGFAAAVRALYGSTNLPLYLGAARFLAPEMTGSGSVDHRADIYSLGLILYFLLFSVTPFRYEGEKLAGNEETIEIEYMDEVLKIVSKMTENNPDKRYQDYESLLQDLRLLFVRSAPSVKVPAINNHAGSVIKNQKLFKLLCALYASSTNGALTVMDSGVRRTFYLRNRDIIYFESSMPEEGIFAWLIEKKEIDPKNQPSDQEPLQRALSRIVSKGFVKLEDLRYRYQELANRVLSELLKKPSADAEFISADIDGEPLCTLRLSGFLLKAARYTVDLKDVLSEIKSESYLNRTGLFDHLVTGLQLSDEENLLVQVSQDGIFTGSLRVTPGSSSEKGIRFLYLLKQIGALELKSPDSTPSPATVVVNPTPVVQPVPDPTLEEDFHLEGQREDIRGSDAIRRSDSIRMEVQRTAKKADRERLDQEAEKRFDMAKQSYKAGKFWEASHLCEQALGLHEEGRYYWLMGLSYAQHPRFRHKAEDSFHRAIRLDPLNDELHADLADFYVSQGLFLRARTHCLKALEIIPDQVRAREILEEPAFENLGSGGCCCEHDPGCNHAEHKAWRK, encoded by the coding sequence GTGGTCGAAAAAGCCAGAGACTCGTTAGGAGCTTCCAAGTTCCCCAAAGCAAATGAAAGGTTTGGGGTTTATCAGATAGAAGCGCTTGTCGATGAAGACAAGACCGGGCGCGTCTTTAAAGCGAAGGCAGAGGATTCGGGAAGAGACGTTTGTTTAAAAGTATTATCGTCCGAGCTGACACGCAATTCCTCTTTCATTGACGTCTTGCGTATCCAGATGCAGGCGGCCGCTTCGTTAAATGATCCCGGCATTGCTGAGCTCTACGAGATTGGATCGTCAAATGACGCTTATTTTGTGGCATCAGAGTGGGCGCCGTCCGGATGGCTATCTCTGGAGATTGTTCAGAGCGGAAAGTTCACACTTTCCGAAGCGCTGGAAGTGATCATAAAATGTGCGGAGACGCTGCAATCCGCTTCTGAAATCAGAATTTTTCACGGCAATTTAAGGCTCAACAGTATCCTGATGTTTCCCGGCAAACAGATCAAAATAGCTGAAATCGGCTTTGCTGCGGCTGTCAGGGCCCTTTACGGTTCGACGAATTTGCCTTTATACTTGGGGGCCGCGCGTTTTCTTGCGCCGGAAATGACAGGCTCCGGGTCTGTCGATCACCGCGCCGATATCTATTCTCTTGGCCTCATTCTTTATTTCCTGTTGTTCAGCGTTACCCCTTTTCGCTATGAGGGAGAAAAATTAGCAGGTAACGAAGAAACAATCGAAATCGAATACATGGATGAAGTGCTGAAGATTGTTTCAAAAATGACGGAGAATAATCCTGACAAGCGTTATCAGGACTATGAGTCACTGCTGCAAGATCTCAGACTCTTGTTTGTTCGCTCCGCTCCATCCGTCAAAGTTCCAGCGATTAACAATCATGCCGGTTCAGTGATCAAGAATCAGAAACTGTTCAAACTTTTGTGCGCCCTTTACGCTTCGTCCACCAACGGCGCATTGACTGTAATGGACAGTGGAGTCCGCCGGACTTTCTACCTGAGGAACAGGGATATCATTTACTTTGAATCGAGCATGCCGGAAGAGGGTATTTTTGCATGGCTCATTGAAAAAAAGGAAATTGATCCGAAGAACCAACCTTCAGATCAGGAGCCACTTCAGCGAGCCCTCAGTCGAATTGTTTCCAAAGGTTTCGTAAAACTGGAGGACCTGCGGTATCGCTATCAGGAACTGGCCAACCGGGTTCTTTCCGAATTACTGAAAAAGCCTTCAGCAGATGCCGAGTTTATCAGCGCAGATATTGATGGAGAACCCTTGTGCACTTTGCGTTTGAGCGGTTTCTTGCTGAAAGCGGCTAGATATACCGTGGATTTGAAAGATGTTTTGAGTGAAATAAAATCGGAATCCTATCTGAATCGTACCGGTTTGTTCGATCATCTCGTAACCGGACTACAACTTTCCGATGAAGAGAATCTGCTTGTTCAGGTTTCTCAGGATGGAATCTTTACCGGTTCCTTGCGCGTGACGCCCGGTAGTTCGTCCGAAAAAGGGATCCGGTTTTTGTACTTGCTAAAACAGATTGGCGCGTTAGAGTTGAAGTCACCAGATTCAACGCCATCTCCGGCGACAGTCGTGGTGAACCCCACTCCCGTGGTGCAACCAGTTCCGGATCCAACACTGGAGGAGGATTTTCATCTGGAGGGACAGCGGGAAGACATCCGTGGTTCCGATGCTATCCGGCGGTCTGATTCCATTCGCATGGAGGTACAGAGAACAGCCAAAAAAGCGGACCGTGAAAGATTGGATCAGGAAGCAGAAAAACGTTTTGACATGGCGAAACAGTCCTATAAGGCAGGCAAGTTTTGGGAAGCTTCTCACCTTTGCGAACAGGCGCTCGGATTGCATGAGGAAGGACGATATTACTGGTTGATGGGACTTTCTTACGCGCAACATCCGCGTTTCCGGCACAAAGCAGAAGACAGTTTCCATCGCGCGATTAGACTCGATCCCTTGAACGATGAACTCCATGCAGATCTCGCCGATTTTTATGTGTCTCAAGGCTTGTTCTTGCGCGCAAGGACGCACTGTTTAAAAGCATTGGAAATTATTCCGGATCAGGTTCGCGCGCGTGAAATCTTAGAAGAACCTGCCTTTGAGAATCTTGGCTCGGGCGGTTGTTGCTGCGAACATGATCCCGGTTGCAATCACGCAGAACACAAAGCCTGGAGGAAGTAA